The DNA window GGGCGACCACCCCCATGGCCTCCCGTCCTTGCGGGAGGGCAGGCTGGGCTCACCACACCGGGACCAGCCGGCCGAGGAGCCCAAGGAACCCCCGAGCGACCCCGAGGAACCCCGAGGAACCCGGGAAACCCGAGAAAGAGGGACGGTACGCGACATGGAGGGCCAGCAGCGCCTTGCGGACAAGCCCGGGTCGCCGGGTGGCGGCGGGACCGCCCAGCACCGCCCCCTCTACGGGGCGCAGACCTGGGGGGCGGTGGCCTATCTGCTGCTGAGCTTCCCGGTGGGTCTGGTCGGTTTTGTGTTCACGGTCGTCGTCCTGTCGGTGGGCCTCGGTCTCGCCGTGACCGTGGTCGGCCTTCCGCTGATGGCCCTGGGCCTGCTGGGCTGCCGCGCCCTGGCCACCATGGAGCGGGCCCGGACCGGAAAGCTGCTGGGTGAGCGCATCCCCGACCCCGAGCCGCTGTCACCGCGCCGCCCCGGCCCCGCCGGCCGGGTCCTGGCCCTGCTGGCCGATGGCCAGGGCTGGCGGGCAGCGCTGTACTTCACCGTACTGCTGCCGTGGGGGGTCTTCACCTTCGCGGTGACCCTGGCCGTGCTGATCGTCGGCTGGCCGGTGCTGCCCTGGGTGGTACACAGCCTGGCGGCCGTGAACCGGATGCTGGCGACCTCGCTGCTGTCGCCGTCGTCGTTGTCGGAGCGGGTACGGGAGCTGGAGGACGACCGGGGCACCGTGGTCGACACCGCCGCCGCCGACCTGCGCCGCATCGAACGCGACCTCCACGACGGCGCCCAAGCCCGCCTCGTCGCCCTCGCCATGGACCTCGGCCTCGCCAAAGAGAAACTCACCGAAGACCCCGAAGCCGCAGCCGCCATGGTCGACGCCGCCCACGGCGAGGTCAAACTCGCCCTCCAAGAACTCCGCGACCTCGCCCGAGGCATCCACCCCGCCATCCTCACCGACCGAGGACTCGACGCCGCCCTCTCCTCCGTCGCCACCCGCTGCACCATCCCCGGCGGCGTCCGCGTCACCGTCAGCCTCCCCACCCGACCCGCCTCCGCCATCGAAGGCATCGCCTACTTCACCGCCACCGAACTCCTCACCAACATCTCCAAGCACTCCCACGCCCACACCGCCACCCTCGACCTCTGGCGCACCGACGACCGCCTCATGCTCCAAGTCCACGACGACGGCAACGGCGGCGCCCAGGAACACCCCGGCAGCGGACTCGCCGGACTCGCCGACCGCATCCGCGCCGTCGACGGCGTCTTCCTCATCCACAGCCCCCACGGCGGCCCCACCACCATCACCGTCGAACTCCCCTGGCACACCCGGTCCGCCGGCCGCAGCTGACCGCCCGCAGCTGCCCGCTTCCGCCGCGCCGGGGTGGGGTGGGGTGGGGAGAACCCCACCCCCAAGACGCCGAGGCTCCCCATACCGGCGGGCCCCTGCGGCCAGCAGGCTTGCCGTGTCAGCAGCACCCCGACTCAGAGGGCTCAGCCCGACCCAGAAGGCTCAGGAGGCCGGACACCGTGATCGAGCACAAGGCAGCCACCGGACGCGCCCGGCCGGGTGCGGACCCCGACCGGAGCATGCGCCCCGGCCCGGGTCTCCTGGGCGCCCCGTTCGCGGCCCGCACCTGGAAGGAGTTCCTGCACCTGCTGCTGGACCTTCCGATCGCGGTCGCCGCCTTCGTCTACGTGGTGGTGATGATCAGCCTCGGCATGGGCCTGGCCGTCACCTTCCTGGGCCTGCCGGTGCTGGCCGCCGGCGTCGCCGGAGCGCGCGGCTGGGCGGCGATGGAGCGGGCCCGCGCCGCCGCCCTGCTGGGGGTCCGGGTCGGCCGCCCCTCCCCGCTGCGCCCGACCCGCCCCGGCCTGATGGGCTGGCTCGGCGCGGTGCTCAAGGACGGCGTGAGCTGGCGCAATGTCCTCTACTGCGTGCTGATGCTGCCCTGGAGCATCTTCTCCTTCACCGTCTCCGTGGTCTTCTGGCTCTACGGCTGGGCGATGCTGACCTACCCCGCCTGGCAGTGGGTCTTCCCGACCTACACCGACCAGCCGGGCCTCCAGCTGTACGGGGACGGCCCCGGCGGACGGCCGGACGTGTACCTGGACAGCGTCCCCGAGGTGGCGGCGGCCTGCGCGCTCGGGGTGCTGCTGGTCTTCACCACGCCCTGGCTGATCCACGGCATGGCCAACGTCAACCGGGCGATGGTGCGCGGGCTGCTGTCGCCGTCGTCGCTGTCGGAGCGGGTACGGGAGCTGGAGGACGACCGGGGCACCGTGGTCGACACCGCCGCCGCCGACCTGCGCCGCATCGAACGCGACCTCCACGACGGCGCCCAAGCCCGCCTCGTCGCCCTCGCCATGGACCTCGGCCTCGCCAAAGAGAAACTCACCGAAGACCCCGAAGCCGCAGCCGCCATGGTCGACGCCGCCCACGGCGAGGTCAAACTCGCCCTCCAAGAACTCCGCGACCTCGCCCGAGGCATCCACCCCGCCATCCTCACCGACCGAGGACTCGACGCCGCCCTCTCCTCCGTCGCCACCCGCTGCACCATCCCCGGCGGCGTCCGCGTCACCGTCAGCCTCCCCACCCGACCCGCCTCCGCCATCGAAGGCATCG is part of the Peterkaempfera bronchialis genome and encodes:
- a CDS encoding sensor histidine kinase, whose translation is MEGQQRLADKPGSPGGGGTAQHRPLYGAQTWGAVAYLLLSFPVGLVGFVFTVVVLSVGLGLAVTVVGLPLMALGLLGCRALATMERARTGKLLGERIPDPEPLSPRRPGPAGRVLALLADGQGWRAALYFTVLLPWGVFTFAVTLAVLIVGWPVLPWVVHSLAAVNRMLATSLLSPSSLSERVRELEDDRGTVVDTAAADLRRIERDLHDGAQARLVALAMDLGLAKEKLTEDPEAAAAMVDAAHGEVKLALQELRDLARGIHPAILTDRGLDAALSSVATRCTIPGGVRVTVSLPTRPASAIEGIAYFTATELLTNISKHSHAHTATLDLWRTDDRLMLQVHDDGNGGAQEHPGSGLAGLADRIRAVDGVFLIHSPHGGPTTITVELPWHTRSAGRS
- a CDS encoding sensor histidine kinase produces the protein MRPGPGLLGAPFAARTWKEFLHLLLDLPIAVAAFVYVVVMISLGMGLAVTFLGLPVLAAGVAGARGWAAMERARAAALLGVRVGRPSPLRPTRPGLMGWLGAVLKDGVSWRNVLYCVLMLPWSIFSFTVSVVFWLYGWAMLTYPAWQWVFPTYTDQPGLQLYGDGPGGRPDVYLDSVPEVAAACALGVLLVFTTPWLIHGMANVNRAMVRGLLSPSSLSERVRELEDDRGTVVDTAAADLRRIERDLHDGAQARLVALAMDLGLAKEKLTEDPEAAAAMVDAAHGEVKLALQELRDLARGIHPAILTDRGLDAALSSVATRCTIPGGVRVTVSLPTRPASAIEGIAYFTATELLTNISKHSHAHTATLDLWRTDDRLMLQVHDDGNGGAQEHPGSGLAGLADRIRAVDGVFLIHSPHGGPTTITVELPWRD